A genomic segment from Pseudomonas sp. S09G 359 encodes:
- a CDS encoding DUF5924 family protein, which produces MQNLTRLITRVLELMKRYPGVIALGGFISGVCSFILVDRQQGMASWIAVIMLVSWLWLMLENSFTQLFTKVFKREIPEPLLRYATQMIHQESLFFVLPFFFVTTAWNSGQSVFTGLLGAAALVSITDPLYYKWLAPKRSLFLALHTLTLFAALLTALPIILHLTTAESYKLALGVAMALSIPSLAVSLPLRSIKGWAMLLGVTAAIGCAGWFLRSWVPPATLWMTEVAISTQLQDRTPGDDLKEVTAAQLRSGGLYAYTAINAPRGLDERIYHVWKFNGKEVDRIALDIHGGRKEGYRAWTHKQNFPADAVGRWQVRVLTEDGQVIGVLRFKVTDSAQTDNPK; this is translated from the coding sequence ATGCAAAACCTGACCCGCTTAATCACCCGCGTCCTCGAATTGATGAAGCGCTACCCAGGGGTGATTGCACTCGGCGGTTTCATTTCGGGCGTGTGCAGCTTCATTCTGGTGGACCGCCAGCAGGGCATGGCCAGCTGGATCGCGGTGATCATGCTGGTGAGCTGGCTGTGGTTGATGCTGGAGAACAGCTTTACGCAGTTGTTCACCAAAGTGTTCAAGCGGGAAATCCCCGAACCGCTGTTGCGCTACGCGACCCAGATGATCCACCAGGAGAGTCTGTTTTTTGTGTTGCCGTTCTTTTTCGTCACCACCGCCTGGAACAGCGGCCAATCGGTATTCACCGGTTTGCTAGGCGCCGCCGCGCTGGTGTCGATCACCGACCCGCTCTACTACAAGTGGCTGGCGCCCAAGCGCTCACTGTTCCTCGCCCTGCACACCCTGACGCTGTTCGCCGCGCTGCTCACTGCGCTGCCGATCATCCTGCACCTGACCACCGCCGAGAGCTACAAACTCGCCCTCGGCGTGGCCATGGCGCTGTCGATTCCAAGCCTGGCGGTGAGTTTGCCGCTGCGCAGCATCAAAGGTTGGGCGATGCTGCTGGGGGTCACGGCCGCCATTGGCTGCGCCGGTTGGTTCCTGCGCAGTTGGGTGCCGCCGGCCACTCTGTGGATGACCGAAGTGGCCATCAGCACCCAGTTGCAGGACCGCACGCCGGGCGACGACCTCAAGGAAGTCACCGCCGCCCAACTGCGCAGCGGCGGGCTGTATGCCTACACCGCAATTAACGCACCGCGCGGGCTGGATGAGCGGATCTACCATGTGTGGAAATTCAACGGCAAAGAGGTCGACCGTATCGCCCTGGATATCCACGGCGGGCGCAAAGAAGGCTATCGCGCCTGGACCCACAAACAGAACTTCCCGGCCGACGCCGTGGGCCGCTGGCAGGTGCGGGTGTTGACCGAAGATGGGCAGGTGATCGGCGTGCTGCGCTTCAAAGTGACGGACTCAGCACAAACGGACAATCCAAAGTAG
- a CDS encoding pitrilysin family protein, whose product MRRLLFACLLIGSAHTFAFDRLQVEGYTLPNGLQLLLKPGTERGHVAIRLVVGVGLDDFSCAEKELPHLLEHLLFSGIDGGGEGDLEDRMQALGGEWNAYTSNADTTFVIEAPAQNQRKVLDLLLAIITRTELTDANINAAKRVVEREDGGHYSHLQRLLDRQDLGHTASNQLAIELGLKCAERAEVDHLTRDQLDKLRKNWYAPNNMTLIIVGDLDKLLPAYLERTYGQLDPVEPTEHPALPDIQRAAAGHRELIHGWVGDSAKLHWLFPEPMLDDQHDETYDLLKDYLDWALYRQLRLQHGLSYGPWSEREVLGGVGFLSLNADLERENLPEAEQVLQDLKAQLLKDGLDPAVFARLQQAAIARQAWAVQGNSALADYYWSAAGDYNNGHFSDPAKRIKAVKLEQANVAMREVFKQPGYWRIEKPLLSYDMLSWIGAGVLGLIAIVLIGVRVYRKPIAR is encoded by the coding sequence ATGCGTCGCCTGTTATTCGCTTGCCTGCTCATAGGCTCGGCTCACACCTTTGCCTTTGACCGCCTGCAAGTCGAGGGCTACACCTTGCCCAACGGCCTGCAATTGCTGCTCAAACCGGGGACCGAGCGCGGGCACGTGGCTATCCGCCTGGTCGTGGGCGTAGGCCTGGATGACTTCAGTTGCGCTGAAAAAGAGTTGCCGCACCTGCTCGAGCACTTACTGTTCAGTGGCATCGACGGCGGCGGCGAAGGCGACCTGGAAGACCGCATGCAAGCCCTCGGCGGCGAGTGGAACGCCTACACCAGCAATGCCGACACCACCTTTGTGATCGAAGCACCTGCGCAAAACCAGCGCAAGGTGCTCGACCTGCTGCTGGCCATCATCACCCGCACCGAGCTTACCGACGCCAATATCAACGCGGCCAAACGGGTGGTCGAGCGCGAAGACGGTGGCCACTACTCGCACCTGCAACGCCTGCTCGACCGCCAGGACCTGGGCCACACCGCCAGCAATCAATTGGCCATCGAGCTGGGGCTCAAATGCGCCGAGCGCGCCGAGGTCGATCACCTGACCCGCGACCAGTTGGATAAGCTGCGCAAGAACTGGTACGCCCCCAACAACATGACCCTGATCATCGTCGGCGACCTCGACAAACTGTTGCCGGCTTATCTGGAACGCACCTACGGCCAACTCGACCCGGTAGAGCCCACAGAGCACCCGGCGCTGCCGGACATCCAGCGCGCCGCCGCCGGCCATCGCGAGCTGATCCACGGCTGGGTCGGCGACAGCGCCAAGCTGCACTGGCTGTTCCCCGAGCCAATGCTGGACGACCAGCACGATGAAACCTATGACCTGCTCAAGGACTACCTGGACTGGGCGCTGTACCGCCAACTGCGCCTGCAGCACGGTTTGTCCTACGGCCCTTGGAGCGAACGCGAAGTACTCGGCGGCGTCGGTTTCCTCAGCCTGAATGCCGACCTTGAGCGGGAAAACCTCCCCGAAGCCGAACAGGTGCTACAAGACCTCAAGGCCCAACTGCTCAAGGATGGCCTCGACCCGGCCGTATTCGCCCGCCTGCAGCAAGCCGCCATCGCCCGCCAGGCGTGGGCCGTGCAGGGCAACAGCGCGCTGGCCGACTATTATTGGAGCGCCGCGGGCGACTACAACAACGGCCACTTCAGCGACCCGGCCAAACGCATCAAGGCGGTCAAACTGGAGCAGGCCAACGTGGCCATGCGCGAGGTGTTCAAGCAACCGGGTTACTGGCGCATCGAAAAGCCGCTGCTGAGCTACGACATGCTGAGCTGGATCGGTGCCGGCGTACTCGGTCTGATCGCCATTGTGTTGATCGGCGTGCGGGTTTATCGCAAACCGATCGCGCGATGA